In the genome of Carnobacterium viridans, one region contains:
- the nrdD gene encoding anaerobic ribonucleoside-triphosphate reductase, giving the protein MSYEKSVNICETLNKTGLKVLKRDGREVEFKEEKIFLALLKAHQSLEKETDKETVQVLNGIVTKVKEEITKRFSADIKIYEIQSIVEHTLLEAHEHDLAEAYLLYRSRRDLERSQSTDINYAIHHLLRKEQTLVNENANKDSNIFNTQRDLTAGVVAKSIGLKLLPNHVANAHQKGDIHYHDLDYQPYSPMTNCCLIDFKSMFNDGFKIGNADVESPRSIQTAAAQMAQIIANVASSQYGGCSADRIDEVLAPYSRLNYQKHLETAKEWIIGEEKQQQYAKDKTKKDIYDAMQSLEYEINTLYSSQGQTPFTTLGFGLGTDWFEREIQRSILLVRINGLGKEKRTAIFPKLVFSLQRGVNLNPEDKNYDLKKLALTCSTKRMYPDVLMYDKIVALTGSFKAPMGCRSFLQGWIDTEGNEVNSGRMNLGVVTMNLPRIALESNGNVDLFWEILNERLLVCRDALVYRVQRTKEATPENAPILYQHGAFGKRLKKDAQVDDLFKDKRATVSLGYIGLYETATVFFGPNWEKNEEAKTFTLMILKKMKQNADKWGEEQGYHFSVYSTPSESLTDRFCRLDTKKFGIIENVTDKEYYTNSFHYDVRKKPTPFEKIEFEKDYPEFTSGGFIHYCEYPNMQQNPKALEAVWDYAYDRIGYLGTNTPIDHCYDCGFDGDFDPTERGFKCPECGNTNPETCDVVKRTCGYLGNPQARPMVHGRHKEILARVKHIPNNEEEK; this is encoded by the coding sequence ATGAGTTATGAAAAGAGTGTGAATATTTGTGAAACGTTGAACAAAACGGGGCTTAAAGTGTTGAAAAGAGATGGCCGTGAAGTTGAATTTAAGGAAGAAAAAATCTTTTTGGCGTTGTTGAAAGCACATCAGTCATTAGAAAAAGAGACAGATAAAGAAACGGTGCAAGTATTAAATGGAATTGTCACAAAAGTAAAAGAGGAAATTACAAAACGGTTTTCAGCAGATATCAAGATCTATGAAATTCAAAGTATCGTAGAACATACTTTATTAGAGGCTCACGAACATGATTTAGCAGAAGCTTATCTACTTTATCGGTCTCGTCGTGATTTGGAAAGAAGTCAGTCAACGGATATCAATTACGCTATACACCATCTATTGCGCAAAGAACAAACTCTAGTTAATGAAAATGCGAATAAAGACAGCAATATCTTTAATACGCAAAGAGATCTAACAGCTGGGGTGGTTGCTAAATCTATTGGCCTTAAACTATTACCAAATCATGTAGCTAATGCTCATCAAAAAGGAGATATTCATTATCATGACTTAGATTACCAACCCTATTCCCCAATGACAAACTGTTGTCTGATTGATTTTAAAAGTATGTTCAATGATGGATTTAAAATTGGAAATGCAGATGTAGAAAGTCCTCGTTCCATCCAAACAGCTGCAGCTCAAATGGCTCAAATTATTGCTAACGTAGCTTCTAGTCAATATGGCGGATGTAGTGCCGACCGAATTGATGAAGTGTTGGCTCCATACAGCCGTTTAAATTATCAGAAACATTTAGAAACAGCTAAAGAATGGATTATTGGTGAAGAAAAACAGCAGCAGTATGCAAAAGACAAAACAAAAAAAGATATTTATGATGCAATGCAAAGCTTAGAATATGAAATCAATACGCTTTATTCATCTCAAGGTCAAACACCTTTTACAACATTAGGATTTGGCCTAGGAACAGATTGGTTTGAAAGAGAAATTCAGCGTTCCATCTTACTTGTGCGCATTAATGGGTTAGGCAAAGAAAAAAGAACCGCTATTTTCCCAAAGCTGGTGTTTTCGCTTCAACGAGGGGTTAATTTAAATCCGGAAGATAAGAATTACGATCTGAAAAAATTAGCTTTAACTTGTTCAACGAAAAGAATGTATCCTGATGTCTTGATGTACGATAAAATTGTCGCCTTAACGGGTAGTTTTAAAGCTCCAATGGGGTGTCGCTCTTTTTTACAAGGATGGATAGATACAGAAGGAAATGAAGTGAACTCTGGGAGAATGAATTTAGGTGTGGTTACCATGAATTTACCGCGTATAGCCTTGGAGTCTAATGGGAATGTAGATTTGTTTTGGGAGATATTGAATGAACGACTACTGGTTTGTCGTGATGCACTAGTTTATCGTGTTCAACGGACAAAAGAAGCTACACCTGAAAATGCACCCATTTTATATCAGCATGGAGCTTTTGGAAAGCGACTCAAAAAAGATGCTCAGGTCGATGACTTGTTTAAAGACAAACGTGCTACGGTATCTTTAGGGTATATCGGATTATACGAAACAGCAACGGTATTTTTTGGGCCCAATTGGGAAAAGAATGAAGAAGCTAAAACATTTACTTTAATGATCCTCAAAAAAATGAAACAGAACGCAGATAAGTGGGGAGAAGAACAAGGCTACCATTTTAGTGTGTATTCAACTCCAAGTGAGAGTTTAACCGATCGCTTTTGTCGCTTGGATACGAAAAAGTTTGGCATAATAGAGAATGTTACAGATAAAGAATATTATACAAATAGTTTTCATTATGATGTTCGCAAAAAACCAACACCATTCGAAAAAATTGAATTTGAAAAAGATTATCCAGAATTTACTTCTGGCGGGTTCATTCACTATTGTGAGTACCCAAATATGCAACAGAATCCAAAAGCGTTGGAAGCCGTTTGGGATTACGCATATGATCGTATTGGATACCTAGGAACCAATACGCCAATTGATCATTGTTACGATTGTGGATTTGATGGCGATTTTGATCCAACTGAACGAGGATTTAAATGTCCTGAATGCGGCAATACAAATCCAGAAACGTGTGACGTTGTAAAAAGAACCTGTGGCTATCTAGGTAATCCTCAAGCTAGACCAATGGTTCACGGAAGACATAAAGAAATCTTAGCTCGTGTGAAACATATACCGAATAATGAGGAAGAGAAATAA
- the nrdG gene encoding anaerobic ribonucleoside-triphosphate reductase activating protein, with protein MRNPKPKEWLAKDYSQSRIADYKPFNFVDGEGVRCSLYMSGCLFACKGCYNKIAQNFAYGFEYTTELEDIIIEDLRQPYVQGLTLLGGEPFLNTQVAVPLAKRIRSEYGETKDIWSWTGYTWQELMQESDDKIELLSLLDVVVDGRFELAKKDLTLQFRGSSNQRIIDVQASLKQNEVILWENQFI; from the coding sequence ATGAGAAATCCTAAACCAAAAGAGTGGCTGGCTAAGGACTACAGCCAAAGCCGAATCGCAGACTATAAACCGTTTAACTTTGTTGATGGAGAAGGTGTGAGATGCAGTTTGTATATGAGTGGATGTTTGTTTGCATGTAAAGGATGTTACAACAAAATCGCTCAAAATTTTGCATACGGGTTTGAGTATACAACAGAACTGGAAGATATCATTATAGAAGATTTACGACAACCTTACGTCCAAGGTTTAACGCTTTTAGGTGGAGAGCCATTTTTAAATACTCAAGTAGCTGTTCCACTAGCCAAAAGAATTCGTTCAGAATATGGTGAAACAAAAGATATCTGGTCATGGACAGGATATACTTGGCAAGAATTGATGCAAGAATCTGACGACAAGATAGAATTGCTTTCTTTGCTAGATGTTGTGGTAGATGGACGTTTTGAATTGGCAAAAAAAGATTTGACCTTACAGTTTAGAGGAAGTTCAAATCAGCGCATTATTGATGTACAAGCATCATTGAAACAGAATGAAGTTATTTTATGGGAAAATCAGTTTATTTGA
- a CDS encoding YwbE family protein: protein MDGKSRANIKIDGLVDIVLKKDQRTNKLTRGHVKRILTNSAQHPHGIKVMLKEGDQVGRVQKIVTDETK from the coding sequence ATGGATGGAAAATCAAGAGCGAATATTAAAATTGATGGATTAGTCGATATTGTTTTAAAAAAGGATCAGCGCACGAATAAACTAACTAGAGGACATGTGAAACGTATTTTAACAAATAGTGCTCAGCATCCACATGGCATTAAAGTGATGTTGAAAGAAGGAGACCAAGTTGGTCGCGTGCAAAAAATAGTAACAGATGAGACTAAATAA
- a CDS encoding biotin transporter BioY: protein MSKLTIREITFCSLMAALTYISSFISLPLGPVPFTLQTLFVLLTGLILPKRAAVTAQVLHLFLILIFKGFQSFLSPSFGFVLGFIIGAYVMAWFLESRGFTTKSAIGALLIGSSIFYLFGLPYMALIVRGYLHLTMSTSLILKTGFLLFIPGDILKAVFAFLIGSRLQPFVRRLPN from the coding sequence ATGTCAAAATTAACTATACGAGAAATAACTTTTTGCAGTCTTATGGCAGCATTAACTTATATTAGCAGCTTTATCAGTTTACCTTTAGGGCCAGTCCCGTTTACATTGCAAACTCTATTTGTCTTGTTAACAGGTCTGATTTTACCAAAACGAGCAGCTGTTACAGCACAAGTATTGCATTTATTTTTAATCTTGATCTTTAAAGGATTTCAATCCTTTTTAAGTCCTAGTTTTGGATTTGTACTTGGTTTTATTATTGGAGCTTATGTGATGGCTTGGTTTTTAGAAAGCAGAGGATTTACAACAAAATCTGCTATAGGAGCTCTCCTCATTGGTTCAAGTATTTTTTATTTGTTTGGCTTACCTTATATGGCTCTTATTGTAAGAGGTTATCTTCATTTGACAATGAGCACGAGTCTTATTTTAAAAACCGGATTTTTATTATTTATTCCAGGAGATATCCTTAAGGCTGTTTTCGCTTTTCTTATTGGTTCACGTTTGCAGCCTTTTGTGCGCCGACTGCCCAACTAA